One window from the genome of Nicotiana tomentosiformis chromosome 5, ASM39032v3, whole genome shotgun sequence encodes:
- the LOC138892779 gene encoding uncharacterized protein, whose product MAGNGEERMKAVDDLTTNLLNTINEVSEIEGEDITPTAFPWQTKDAPPAVKKLLEAWLTNTLTGILDKPAQEAVRENARTCIAPAMAEQHGPPPPVIGITHNINNAGNETLTTILSKMEEMQNENKMLRNQMREHKERVDKIPGFPNLLPKRYTGRFVEQPYSDEVAPHAMPKTFKMPPYLKIYDSTTDPEDHVTHYVTTVKGNDLAKEQASSILLKKFGETLTGGALIWYSQLPACSIETFEEMADKFVMAHAGPKKAEARVNDIFAIKQSPGEELRDFLARLSRVRMTLPNVSEGMVVAAFHNGLNRNGSRATRKLLTRLMKYHPTTWDEIHNAYCAEVCANEDDLNGPTHRLTSVQAETKKDRRCDARRDLAVP is encoded by the exons ATGGCAGGTAATGGAGAAGAAAGAATGAAGGCAGTGGACGATCTTACTACCAACCTCTTAAACACCATCAATGAGGTCTCCGAAATAGAAGGCGAAGACATAACGCCTACAGCCTTTCCCTGGCAAA CAAAAGATGCGCCACCAGCGGTGAAGAAACTGCTCGAGGCTTGGCTGACAAATACGCTGACCGGCATCCTCGACAAGCCAGCTCAGGAGGCAGTTAGGGAAAATGCAAGGACTTGCATTGCACCAGCAATGGCCGAGCAGCACGGCCCTCCCCCTCCAGTAATAGGTATCACTCATAATATTAATAATGCAGGTAACGAAACCCTCACAACCATTCTAAGTAAAATGGAAGAAATGCAAAATGAAAACAAAATGCTTcggaatcaaatgagagaacacaAAGAAAGAGTCGACAAAATACCGGGTTTCCCAAACCTCTTGCCAAAAAGATACACTGGTCGGTTCGTTGAGCAACCCTACAGTGATGAAGTCGCCCCACATGCCATGCCCAAGACCTTCAAGATGCCGCCATATCTAAAAATTTATGACAGTACGACTGAccccgaagatcatgtgactcactatGTCACTACGGTAAAGGGCAATgatctcgccaaagaacaagcctcctccatcttgttgaaaaagttcggcgaGACCCTTACCGGAGGAGCATTAATTTGGTATTCACAGCTTCCCGCGTGCTCCATTGAAACATTCGAAGAgatggccgacaagttcgtaaTGGCCCATGCTGGGCCTAAAAAGGCGGAGGCAAGAGTGAACGATATATTTGCCATCAAACAATCACCCGGAGAGGaattgagggacttcctcgctcGATTGAGCAGAGTTAGGATGACCTTACCAAATGTATCAGAAGGAATGGTTGTAGCAGCTTTCCATAATGGGCTAAACAGGAATGGCTCAAGGGCGACTAGAAAACTATTAACTCGGCTTATGAAATATCacccaaccacttgggatgaaatacataaCGCCTACTGTGCCGAGGTCTGTGCCAACGAAGACGACCTGAATGGGCCAACCCATCGATTGACCTCGGTACAAGCCGAAACCAAGAAGGATCGAAGATGTGATGCTAGGAGAGATCTTGCAGTACCATGA